The DNA window AGCACCAGCTCGCGGTTGAGCCGCCAGTCGCGGTCGCGTACGGTGACGAACTTGCCCGTGGGCAGCCCGGCGGCGGCGAGGACGGTCTTCATGTACGCCTTGTCCATGCCGACGGCGCTGGCCAGCACGCCGGAGCCGACATAGCGCACGCCCGCCATCTCCAGGAGGCCCTGGATGGTGCCGTCCTCGGCGAACGGGCCGTGCATCACCGGGAACACCACGTCCACCTTGCCCAGCTCGACGGGGATGGCGCCGGGGTCGTAGGCCACGAGGGAGCTGCCGCCGGAGGGCAGCGCGAGCGCCGCCCCTGAGGTGTCGACGACCGGCAGCTCGCCCTCCTCGATGGCGAACCGCTGGTCGGACGCGGCCAGCACCCACCTGCCGTCCTGGGCGATCCCGATCGGGACCACCTCGTACTTGCTCCTGTCGATCGCGTCGAGCACGCTGCCCGCGCCCATCAGGGACACGGCGTGCTCGGAATTGCGACCTCCGAAAACGACGGCGACGCGTGGCTTGCTCATGGTGTCCGAATCTACCGGGGTGTCCTCTGCACAGCGAGTCAACCCCGCTGTACGGCGCGCCCGGTCAACGGCCTCGTCCGCGCCGGTCACACGCCGTACCGCTCCGGTTTGGGCGAGCGCGACATGAGCAGCATGCCGGCCTCGGCCGGGGACATGCCGTCGTGCACCACCCCGACCACGACCTCGGTGATCGGCATCTCGACGTCGTGCTTGCGGGCGAGGGCCAGCACGGACTCGCAGGACTTGACGCCCTCGGCGGTCTGCCTGGTGGCGGCGACCACCTCGGCGAGGGTCATGCCGCGCCCGAGGTTCTCGCCGAAGGTGCGGTTGCGCGACAGCGGCGAGTTGCAGGTGGCGACGAGGTCGCCCATGCCGGCGAGCCCGGCGAAGGTGTGCGGGTCGGCGCCCAGGGCCACGCCGAGGCGCTGCATCTCGGCGAGCCCGCGGGTGATGAGCATGGCGCTGACGTTGTCGCCCATGCCCATGCCCGCGGAGACGCCGACGGCGAGCGCGATGACGTTCTTGACCGCGCCGCCCAGCTCGACGCCGACGACGTCGGGGTTGGTGTAGGGGCGGAACCACGGCGGCAGGTGGCAGATGGCCTGCAGCTTCTCGGCGACGGACTCGTCGGCGCAGGCCACGACGGTGGCGGCGGGCTGGCGCTGGGCGATCTCCTTGGCCAGGTTGGGGCCGGAGACGACGGCCACCCGCTCCTCCGGCACCTCGGCGACCTCGCGGATCACCTCGCTCATCCGCTTGGTGGTGCCGAGCTCGATGCCCTTCATGAGGCTGACCAGGACCGCCCCGCGCGGGATGTGCTCGCGCCAGGCGGCCAGGTTGGGCCGCAGGGTCTGCGACGGCACGCACAGCACCACGAAGTCGGCGCCGTCGAGGGCCCGCTCGGGGTCGGTCGTGGCGCGCAGCGAGGGCGGCAGGGGGATGCCGGGCAGGTAGTCGGCGTTCTCGTGGGTGCGCTCGATGGCCTCCATCTGCTCGGGCCTGCGCCCCCACAGCGTGACCTCGTTGCCCGCCTCCGCGAGGATCATCGCGAAGGTGGTGCCCCACGATCCTGGGCCGAACACGGCGGCTCTCGTCATGCGGTCACCGCCCCGCGGGGTCGTAGGGGGCCTCGGGGGCCTTCTCGCCGCGCAGCTCGGCGAGCTGCGCGGTGATCGCCGCCATGATGTCGGCCGTGGCCTCCCGCAGGACGTCGCCCTGCGGCGGCAGGCCGGCGTATCCGGACAGGTCGACCGGTGGTCCCACCGAGACGCGGAAGGTCTTGCGGGGGAAGAGCCGCGGCCTCTTCTCGCCGTACGGCAGCAGCTCGTGCGCGCCCCAGTGGGCGATCGGGATGACCTGGACGCCGCTCTCCAGCGCCAGCCGGGCCGCGCCGGTCTTGCCCACCATCGGCCAGAGGGCCGGGTCACGGGTGCAGGTGCCCTCGGGATAGAACAGGATCGCGCAGCCGTCCTGGAGCCGCTGGGAGGAGATCCGCAGCGACCGCGCGGCCTCGGTGCTGCCGCGTTCGACGGGGATGACCAGCAGCCCGGTCAGGGCCCGGCCGAGCAGGGGCACGCGGAACAGTGCGGACTTGGCGAGGATGACCGGCCAGCGCCCGTTGTTGAACAGGAAGTGCGACAGCAGGACGGGGTCCGTCCAGGAGAGGTGGTTGGCCGCGATGATGATGCCACCGGTGCGCGGGAGGCGCTCGCCGTGCCGCCAGTCCCGCTTGACCAGGAGCCGGGACAGCGGTTTCACGACGACGACGGCCAGGGTCTCCCAGAAACGCGACGGTCGCGTGCGGCGGCTCATGGACTCCTCCTCGGGTGTGCGCCCCAAGTCTCCCGGTTGCCCGCCGAGGATGTCGAGGCGCGATGCTTAAGGGTATGAGCTTCCGGTGGTCCCTGGTCATTCCGGTCAAGACGCTGGTCGCCGCGAAGACCCGGCTGGCCGACGCGACGGGACCGCATCGCACGAGGTTCGCCGTGGCGGTGGCGAGCGACACCGTGGCGGCGGCGCTGTCCTGCCCTGCGGTGGCGCGGGTGATCGTGGTGACCGCCGATCCCGCGGCGGCGGTCCCGCTCGCGGCGCTGGGGGCGGAGGTGGTGACCGATCCCGACCGCGGGCTGAACACCGCGCTCCGCACGGGCGCCGCGCACGCCGTGTCGGTGGCTCCCGGCGAGGCGGTGGGGGCGCTGCAGGCCGACCTGCCGGCGTTGCGGCCGGCCGAGCTGGCGACGGCGCTGGGCGCGGCGGCCGAGTTCGACCAGGCGTTCGTGCCGGACGCGCTCGACGTCGGCACCACGTTCTACGGCGTGCGGCCGGGGGTGCCGTTCACGCCGCGCTTCGGCGGGGAGTCCCGGGCCAGGCACCTGGCGGGCGGGGCGAAGGAGCTGTGCGTGCCGGGCATCGACTCGGTCCGCCGCGACGTGGACACCCCCGCCGACCTGGAGGCGGCGATCGCGCTGGGGCTGGGCCGGCACACGGCGGCGGTGGTCGCCGAGCTGTGGCCGCGCTCCGGGGCCTCCGGCTGACCGCTCGCCCGGCCCCGGCCGTACGGACTACGCTGGTGGGCGTGCAGGGCACGGTACGCAGCTTCGACGAGGCCACCAGGTCGGGCACGGTCTTCCTGGACGACGGGACCGTGCTGGAGTTCGACGCCGCCGCCTTCGACGCGGGCCCGCTGCGGCTGTTGCGCACCGGCCAGCGGGTCAACCTGGCGCTGGCCGGGGAGCGCGTCACCTACGTCACGCTGTCCACGTTCCCGCTGCCCTGAAGGCCCCGACAACGCGCGACGCCCGGGCGAGGAGCCCGGGCGTGACGGTCCGCTACGAATCGGCCGCGGCTACTTCTTCTTGCCGCTCTTCTTGCCGCCCTCGTTCACGAGGTCCTTGAACTCCGAACCGGGGCGGAACTTGGGAGCCCAGCTCTCCGCGACGTTGATCTCGGCACCCGTGGACGGGTTCCTGGCCGTGCGCGCCGGCTTGTTCACCATCTCGAACGCGCCGAAGCCCGTGATCGAGACCTTGTCGCCGCTCGCCACGGCCTTCTGGATGGTGTCGATGACCGCGTTCACGGCCTCGGTGGCCGTCCTCTTGTCGCCCACCCGGTCCGAAATGGCCTCGACGAGTTCTCGCTTGTTCATGAAAGTCCTGCTCCCCCAGTTATGGTCAGGGTTCCAGCACACGAGTTCGACGTAGAAACCCCTTACGCGAGTCGAAAGTAGGCGGGATCGCGGGGGAACTCAATCACCGACGGTGTTTTCGTCATCGCGTGGCGTGTCGAGCGCGGACAGGAACGCCTCCAGACGGGCCGCCGCGCGTTCGGGGTCGCGCTTGGCGAGGTCGCAGATGGCGAGGTAGCGGCGGGCCAGCCGCGCCTTGTCGACGGCGGGGTCGGCGGCGGGCAGCAGGCGGACGCGGCGGTGCGCCTCGCGCAACCGCCGCGCCAGTTCGTCGTCCTCTAGACGGTCGTCGGCAGCCATGGCTGCCGACCATTCTCGTACGCCGTGATGTCCTCGGCGTGACGCAGGGTCAGGCCGATGTCGTCCAGGCCCTCCATCAGCCGCCAGCGGGTGTAGTCGTCGATCTCGAACGCGACGGCCTCGCCGGCCCAGCGGACCTCGCGTCCTGCCAGGTCGACGGTGATCTCCAGCTTGGGGTCCGCCTCGACGGCGGCCTGCAGGGCCTCGACCTTGTCGCCGGGCAGGACGACCGGCAGCAGGCCCATCTTGGTGGAGTTGTTGCGGAAGATGTCGCCGAAGCGGGCGGCGATCACGACGCGGAACCCGTACTGCTGCAGGGCCCACACCGCGTGCTCGCGGGAGGAGCCGGTGCCGAAGTCGGGGCCGGAGACGAGGATCGAGCCGCCCTCGTAGGCGGGGTCGTTCAGGACGAACGCCGGGTCCTCGCGCCAGGCGGCGAACAGGCCCTTCTCGAAGCCGGTGCGGCTGACCTGCTTGAGCCAGACGGCCGGGATGATCTGGTCGGTGTCGACGTTGCTGCGGCGCAGCGGCACCGCCGTACCGGTGTGGGTGGTGAAGGCTTGCATCGGTCGTGACTCCTTACAGGTCGGCGGGGGCGGTCAGGCGGCCGGTGACCGCGGTCGCGGCGGCGACCTGCGGGGACACCAGGTGGGTGCGGCCGCCCTTGCCCTGGCGGCCCTCGAAGTTGCGGTTGGAGGTCGAGGCGCTGCGCTCGCCCGGCTGGAGCGTGTCGGGGTTCATGCCGAGGCACATCGAGCAGCCGGCCTCGCGCCACTCGGCGCCCGCGGCCTTGAACACCTCGTGCAGGCCCTCCTGCTCGGCCTGGAGCTTGACCAGCATCGAGCCGGGCACGATGAGCGTGCGGGTCTTGACCTGGCGGCCCTTGAGGATCTCGGCGGCCGAGCGCAGGTCCTCGATGCGGCCGTTGGTGCACGAGCCGACGAAGACGGTGTCGACCTCGATCTCGCGCAGCGGCGTGCCGGCGGCGAGGCCCATGTACTCCAGCGCCCGCTCGGCGGCGGCCCGCGCGACCGGGTCGGCGAAGGACTCGGGGCTGGGGACGGACTCGCCCAGCGGCAGGCCCTGGCCCGGGTTGGTGCCCCACGTGACGTAGGGGGTCAGCGTCGTCGCGTCGATCTCCACGACCCGGTCGAAGACGGCGTCGTCGTCGGTGCGCAGCGACTTCCAGTATTCGACGGCCTGGTCCCACGCCTCGCCCTCGGGCGCGTGCGGGCGGCCCTTGAGGTAGGCGAACGTGGTCTCGTCGGGGGCGATCATGCCCGCCCGCGCGCCGGCCTCGATCGACATGTTGCAGACGGTCATGCGGCCCTCCATGGAGAGCTTGCGCACGGCCTCGCCGCGGTACTCGATGATGTGGCCCTGGCCGCCGCCGGTGCCGATCTTGGCGATGATGGCCAGGATCAGGTCCTTGGCGGTGACGCCGGCGGGCAGCTCGCCGCTGACCTCGACGGCCATCGTCTTCGGCCGGTAGGCGGGCAGCGTCTGGGTGGCGAGCACGTGCTCGACCTCGGAGGTGCCGATGCCGAAGGCGATGCCGCCGAACGCGCCGTGCGTGGAGGTGTGCGAGTCGCCGCAGACGATCGTCATGCCCGGCTGGGTCAGGCCGAACTGCGGGCCGATGATGTGCACCACGCCCTGCCCGGCGTCGCCCATCGGGTGCAGCCGGACGCCGAACTCGGCGGCGTTCTTGCGCAGCGTCTCGACCTGCGTCTTGGACACGGGGTCGGAGATCGGGCCGAGCACGGTCGGCACGTTGTGGTCCTCGGTGGCGATGGTGAGGTCGGGGCGGCGCACCTTGCGACCGGCGAGGCGGAGGCCGTCGAACGCCTGCGGGCTGGTCACCTCGTGGATGAGGTGCAGGTCGATGTAGAGCAGGTCAGGTTCGCCCTCGGCACGCCTGACGACGTGTTGCTCCCAGACCTTCTCGGCCAGTGTGCGGCCCATGATCTCCTCCTGTGTCTTCGCGATGCGCCGTCGCATCGCCCGCTCAAGGCCCGCCCCCGTTCGCGGCTCCGGGTTCCGGTGCTTCTTTGCGGGAGTTTGCCTCCGACTTGCTTTCTCATATGTCGAGACTGCAGTATCGGTACATGGACAACTCTAGCGGAGTCGGAGTACTCGACAAGGCCGTTCTTGTACTCAATGCCCTGGAAGCGGGCCCCGCTTCCCTGGCGCAGCTCGTCCAGGCCACCGGCCTGGCCCGGCCCACGGCCCACCGCCTGGCCGTCGCGCTGGAGCACCACCGCATCGTCAGCCGGGACACACAGGGCCGTTTCGTGCTGGGCCCGCGGCTGTCCGAGTTGTCCACCGCCGCCGGCGAGGACCGGCTGCTCGCCGTGGCCTCCCCCGTGCTCATGCAGCTCAGGGACCTGACCGGGGAGAGTGCGCAACTTTACCGCCGCCAGGGAGATGAGCGGGTCTGCGTGGCCGCCGCCGAGCGGGCGAGCGGCCTGCGCGACACCGTGCCGGTGGGCTCGGCGCTGCCCATGACGGCCGGCTCCGCGGCCCAGATCCTGCTCGCCTGGGAGGAGCCCGACCGGCTGCACCGCGGCCTGCGCGGCGCCAAGTTCACCGCCGCGACCCTGGCGTCCGTACGGCGGCGCGGCTGGGCCCACAGCGTCGGCGAGCGCGAGCAGGGTGTGGCGAGCGTCTCGGCGCCCATAAGGGGCAGCGGCGGCAAGGTGATCGCGGCGGTGTCGGTCTCCGGCCCCATCGAACGGCTCACCCGGGCGCCCGGCCGGCTGCACGCGGTGCCCGTCATGGCCGCCGCCGAACGGATCACCGAGGCCATGCGACGCACGTCATGATCAGCAAAAGGATGTATTTCGGGAGCCGTCAACGCCAGGAGCGCACTAGCCTGAGTGGGTGACAGATCGCATCGAGGTAGCCGCCACTGAGCTGCGACCCCTGCTCGAAGAGTTCATCATGTGGGCGCGCGTCAACGCGCCCGACAGCGACCCCGAGCTCGTGGGGCCCGCCGCCCTGTGGCACCGTCTCGCCTTTTCGCCGGACCTCGGCACCTGGAAGCGCGCCGACCTGCGCAACCTGCTGCTCGACCGCATGCCGAAGGTCGTGGAGGATCCCGACGCCGCCGCCGACGGCATGCTCCCGGCCGTGGACGCCTACCTCACGTTCCTCTCGCAGACCGGCAGGCTGACCCAGCGCTCCGACTCCCTCGCCGATCTGCAGGCCGAGCTCGACGACGTCGAGGACGAGTTCGTCGACCTCATGGACGAGCTGGCCGAGGACGGCGACGACGACGCGGACGGCGACGAGGAGGAGACCGGCGACCTCGGCGACCTCGGCGACTTCGAGCCGTTCGCCGACGAGCTCGCCGACCTCGACACCATCCGGCTGCGGCCCGACTCCGAGCTGGCCGCGGCCGCCCGGCAGGCCCCGCTCATCGCCAAGGCCCGCGACCTGGCCCTCTGGGTCGGCTCGGGCCGCCGCGTGGGCGAGGACACCCTGCTCAGCGACGCCGAGGTGGAGGAGGCGCTGGCCGCCGTCGGGCTGCCCCGGCCCGAGGTCGAGGGCCCGATCGCCGAGGCCGTGCCCTACCTGTGGAACATCTGGAACCTCGCGGTGGACCTCGAGTTCCTGGAGCCGGGCGAGGGCAGCACGGTCGCGGTCCAGGACGACACCGCCGAGTGGCCGTTCGACGACGACGAGGACGTCCTCGACGCCTGGATGCTCGGGCTGCACTCGGTCGACTACGGCGACCCCGAGCTGCCCGACGACGACCTCACCATGGCGCTGGCGGGCCTGACCCGCGGCGTGCTCGTGCGGCTGCTGCTGGCCGGCGGCGCGCGCGACCTCGACGAGCTGGCGCGCGAGCTGGCCGAGGCCGCCGCCGAGCTGGACGAGGAGCTCGGCGCCGACGCCTGGGAGGCCGCGGGCGACCCGCTCGCCCCCGCCGTCGACTGGCTGGTCGGCTACGGCATGGTGGAGGTCGAGGGCCGCACGCTCAAGCTCACGCCGCTCGGCACCGAGGGCGTCGTCCACCTGGTGGACGACGCCGACATCGAGGTGGACGCCCGGCCCGCCATCGAGTCGATGAGCGCCCACGAGCTGCTGGCGCTCAGCGCCGAGCTGCCCGAGGACGAGGCCGACGCCGAGTTCGCGGCCTGGATGCGGCTGCGCGAGCCGGCCAGGGCCGCCGAGGAGCTGCTGGAGGCCGCGGCCGAGGACGAGAGCGACGCGCTCATCCGGGTGCAGGCGGCCAGCGTCGTCGGCACGCTGGGCGAGGCGGCGCTCCCCGCCTGGCAGGCGGCGCTCAAGCAGCCGTCGCTGCGGCCCTACGCGGCCACGCACCTCAGCCAGCTCGGCGTGGAGGGCGCTCCCGAGCCGACCCAGGACGACACCCACTGGCTCATTCTCGACATGTGGACGATCTCGGCCGGCCTCGGCCGGTCGGAGTTCGTGAGCAGCCTCCAGGACATCGGCCCCGAGATGGTCACCGAGCTGCTGGAGGTGATCTGGAAGATCCCGCACGCGCACGTGGAGGAGCTGCTGGACCTCATCTCCCAGGTGCACCCTGACAAGCAGATCGCCAAGGCGGCCCGTCGGGCGCTGTTCAAGGCCCGCTCGGTCTGACGCCCTCGGGAAGCCCCCCGCCGTTCGCGGCGGGGGGCTTCCCCGTTCGTACGACCCCCGAAAACGCGAAAACGCCCCGGGCCAGAGGCACCGGAGCGGTGGTGAAGCAGACGTAGTCCCGACCGGATTCGAACCGGCGCTACCGCCTTGAGAGGGCGGCGTCCTGGGCCACTAGACGACGGGACCTTCGCGAGCTTGTGACCAGTGGTAGTCCCGACCGGATTCGAACCGGCGCTACCGCCTTGAGAGGGCGGCGTCCTGGGCCACTAGACGACGGGACCCTGTCCACAAGCTTTCGTCGCCGGATCTCCCCGGCGACGCAGGTAACTGTACCGCACCCCGCAGACCACAACCAAACCGCTGAACAGCGCTCAGGACGCCGTTCGCGCGCTCAGGCGGTGAGCAGGCCGCGCCGGTAGCCCTCGCTCACGGCGGCGGCCCGGTCGCGGACGTCGAGCTTGGCGTAGACGTGCAGCAGGTGCGTCTTGACGCTGGCCTCGCTGATGAACAGCGCGGCCGCCGCCTCCTTGTTGGTCGCTCCCCCGGCCACCAGTCGCAGCACCTCCAGCTCGCGTCTGCTCAGTGCGCCTCTGGACGGCCGGCGTACCTGCTCGGCCAGCCGGCCGGCGACGGCGGGCGCGATCACGGTCTCGCCCCGGTGCACGGCCAGCACGGCGCGGACGAGCTCGCCGGCCGGGGCGTCCTTGAGCAGGTAGCCGTGCGCGCCCGCCTCCAGCGCGGGCAGCACGTCGGTGTCGAACGTGGTCAGCACCAGCACGCGGGGGCCGGTGCCGGCGATGCGCCTGATGGCGGCGACGCCGTCCAGGCCGGGCATGCGCAGGTCCATCAGGACGACGTCGGGACGCAGCTCGGCGGCCAGGCGCACGGCCTGCTCGCCGTCGGCCGCCTCGCCCGCGAGCTCCACGCCGGAGCCGGGGCCGAGGGCCGCGCGCAGGCCGTCGCGCACGATCGGATGGTCGTCGGCGACCAGCACCCGCACAGGTGACGTCATGGGTCCTCCCCTCCGCCGGCCATCGTCTCATCGGCGGGGCGGCGGGCGGTGGGCAGAGCCGGGACGGCGGCGGCGATCGTGGTGCCCTCCCCGGGCCGCGACTCGATCTCCAGGGTGCCGCCGGCGGCCCGGACCCGCTGCCGCATGCCGTCGAGCCCGAAGCCGTCAGTGGCCGTCTGCGGATCGAAACCGGCGCCGTCATCCCGGACGTCCAGGAGCACGAGATCGTCCGTGTACGACAGGGTCAGCGCCGTCCTGGTGGCTTCCGCGTGCTTGGCCACGTTCGCCAGCGCCTCCTGGGCGACGCGGAACAGCGTGGCCTCCACGTCGGCGGACAGCGCGACCGGCCATCCGGTGACCTCGCAGGCCACCGGCACCCCTGACATCCGCGACCAGGACGCCGCCATCCGCTCCAGAGCCTCCGGCAGGCTCGACCGCTCCAGCGGGCCGGGGCCGAGCGCGCTCACCGACCTGCGGGCCTCGGCCAGCCCGCGCCGGGCCAGGCCCGCGGCCTGGCCGAGGTGGCGGCGGGCCTGTTCGCCGGTGGCGCCGGCGGCGGCGTCGAGCTGGCGGATCAGCGCGACGAGGTCCTGGGCCAGGGTGTCGTGCAGCTCGCCGGCGACCCGGCGCCGCTCGTCGCGGACGCCCGCGTGCCTGGCCTGGTCGAGCAGCCTGGCGTGCAGGGAGGCGTTCTCGTCCATGGCGGCGCGCAGGCGCTCGACGAGGCGGCGGCGCTTGTCGTGCTCGGCGGCGACGTACCAGCCGGCGACGGCCAGGGGCAGGGCGACGCCGGCGACCACGGTGAGCAGCGCGGCGCGGTCGCCGGGGCCCGCCTGGGCGGCCACCACGACGACGGCGGTGACCGTCACCCCGGCCATCGCCAGCCGGGACGGGAGCAGCGCGAGGGCGAGCGGATAGCCGATCGCGGCGAACACCGCGAAGGCGGCGTGCGCGGCCGTCAGCGCCCCCGCGAGTGCCACGAGGACGAGGTAGTGGCCGACGACGAGCACGCGGCGGCGGTCGCGGCGCGGGTGCAGCCAGGCGAGCGGCGCGACCCACCCGGCGGCGGCCACGGCGAGCACGGGCCACACCGCGCCCCTGCCCGTGCCCATGAGGGCGGCGGCGGTCGCGGAGATCGCGAGCAGCGCGTACGCGAGCCCCAGGAAGACCC is part of the Nonomuraea coxensis DSM 45129 genome and encodes:
- a CDS encoding NAD(P)H-dependent glycerol-3-phosphate dehydrogenase, coding for MTRAAVFGPGSWGTTFAMILAEAGNEVTLWGRRPEQMEAIERTHENADYLPGIPLPPSLRATTDPERALDGADFVVLCVPSQTLRPNLAAWREHIPRGAVLVSLMKGIELGTTKRMSEVIREVAEVPEERVAVVSGPNLAKEIAQRQPAATVVACADESVAEKLQAICHLPPWFRPYTNPDVVGVELGGAVKNVIALAVGVSAGMGMGDNVSAMLITRGLAEMQRLGVALGADPHTFAGLAGMGDLVATCNSPLSRNRTFGENLGRGMTLAEVVAATRQTAEGVKSCESVLALARKHDVEMPITEVVVGVVHDGMSPAEAGMLLMSRSPKPERYGV
- a CDS encoding lysophospholipid acyltransferase family protein; the encoded protein is MSRRTRPSRFWETLAVVVVKPLSRLLVKRDWRHGERLPRTGGIIIAANHLSWTDPVLLSHFLFNNGRWPVILAKSALFRVPLLGRALTGLLVIPVERGSTEAARSLRISSQRLQDGCAILFYPEGTCTRDPALWPMVGKTGAARLALESGVQVIPIAHWGAHELLPYGEKRPRLFPRKTFRVSVGPPVDLSGYAGLPPQGDVLREATADIMAAITAQLAELRGEKAPEAPYDPAGR
- the cofC gene encoding 2-phospho-L-lactate guanylyltransferase translates to MSFRWSLVIPVKTLVAAKTRLADATGPHRTRFAVAVASDTVAAALSCPAVARVIVVTADPAAAVPLAALGAEVVTDPDRGLNTALRTGAAHAVSVAPGEAVGALQADLPALRPAELATALGAAAEFDQAFVPDALDVGTTFYGVRPGVPFTPRFGGESRARHLAGGAKELCVPGIDSVRRDVDTPADLEAAIALGLGRHTAAVVAELWPRSGASG
- a CDS encoding HU family DNA-binding protein, producing MNKRELVEAISDRVGDKRTATEAVNAVIDTIQKAVASGDKVSITGFGAFEMVNKPARTARNPSTGAEINVAESWAPKFRPGSEFKDLVNEGGKKSGKKK
- the leuD gene encoding 3-isopropylmalate dehydratase small subunit, translating into MQAFTTHTGTAVPLRRSNVDTDQIIPAVWLKQVSRTGFEKGLFAAWREDPAFVLNDPAYEGGSILVSGPDFGTGSSREHAVWALQQYGFRVVIAARFGDIFRNNSTKMGLLPVVLPGDKVEALQAAVEADPKLEITVDLAGREVRWAGEAVAFEIDDYTRWRLMEGLDDIGLTLRHAEDITAYENGRQPWLPTTV
- the leuC gene encoding 3-isopropylmalate dehydratase large subunit, with translation MGRTLAEKVWEQHVVRRAEGEPDLLYIDLHLIHEVTSPQAFDGLRLAGRKVRRPDLTIATEDHNVPTVLGPISDPVSKTQVETLRKNAAEFGVRLHPMGDAGQGVVHIIGPQFGLTQPGMTIVCGDSHTSTHGAFGGIAFGIGTSEVEHVLATQTLPAYRPKTMAVEVSGELPAGVTAKDLILAIIAKIGTGGGQGHIIEYRGEAVRKLSMEGRMTVCNMSIEAGARAGMIAPDETTFAYLKGRPHAPEGEAWDQAVEYWKSLRTDDDAVFDRVVEIDATTLTPYVTWGTNPGQGLPLGESVPSPESFADPVARAAAERALEYMGLAAGTPLREIEVDTVFVGSCTNGRIEDLRSAAEILKGRQVKTRTLIVPGSMLVKLQAEQEGLHEVFKAAGAEWREAGCSMCLGMNPDTLQPGERSASTSNRNFEGRQGKGGRTHLVSPQVAAATAVTGRLTAPADL
- a CDS encoding IclR family transcriptional regulator, with translation MDNSSGVGVLDKAVLVLNALEAGPASLAQLVQATGLARPTAHRLAVALEHHRIVSRDTQGRFVLGPRLSELSTAAGEDRLLAVASPVLMQLRDLTGESAQLYRRQGDERVCVAAAERASGLRDTVPVGSALPMTAGSAAQILLAWEEPDRLHRGLRGAKFTAATLASVRRRGWAHSVGEREQGVASVSAPIRGSGGKVIAAVSVSGPIERLTRAPGRLHAVPVMAAAERITEAMRRTS
- a CDS encoding response regulator, with the translated sequence MTSPVRVLVADDHPIVRDGLRAALGPGSGVELAGEAADGEQAVRLAAELRPDVVLMDLRMPGLDGVAAIRRIAGTGPRVLVLTTFDTDVLPALEAGAHGYLLKDAPAGELVRAVLAVHRGETVIAPAVAGRLAEQVRRPSRGALSRRELEVLRLVAGGATNKEAAAALFISEASVKTHLLHVYAKLDVRDRAAAVSEGYRRGLLTA
- a CDS encoding sensor histidine kinase, producing the protein MSRLDGRERWVFLGLAYALLAISATAAALMGTGRGAVWPVLAVAAAGWVAPLAWLHPRRDRRRVLVVGHYLVLVALAGALTAAHAAFAVFAAIGYPLALALLPSRLAMAGVTVTAVVVVAAQAGPGDRAALLTVVAGVALPLAVAGWYVAAEHDKRRRLVERLRAAMDENASLHARLLDQARHAGVRDERRRVAGELHDTLAQDLVALIRQLDAAAGATGEQARRHLGQAAGLARRGLAEARRSVSALGPGPLERSSLPEALERMAASWSRMSGVPVACEVTGWPVALSADVEATLFRVAQEALANVAKHAEATRTALTLSYTDDLVLLDVRDDGAGFDPQTATDGFGLDGMRQRVRAAGGTLEIESRPGEGTTIAAAVPALPTARRPADETMAGGGEDP